GACCTCAACATTTTCTCAAagataaatacatatttttaacaatatacaattaagtGAAAAGGCACCACCCCCCCAGCTGAGTACAGCAAAGCTAAGGATTATACATTCAGAGAAAAACACCAATGTATTTCAGTTCTGTATATAAAATTAAGAGTATTAGCCCTGTTGACCTCTCCATACAAATTGTTATAAGTTGACAATCCTAAGAGAAATATTActccatatatttattatttccaaacaccattcatctgttttttaaaagacaccccatctttccccccccccaaaaaagaacacTTAAACTAATCCCAATCTGTCCTGAGTAAAGTTCCCAGGGAAAGGACTAGTCGGACACAGCTGAGGAGAGGTTATAATTCTTCCGGTGGTGATAAAACACAACCTACACACCAAATCTCAAGTTAAAAAGTAGAGTTTATTGTCCAGAgaagatttttttggggggggggggggggagggagacatGTCTTTAGCAATGAACATAGGGCACCCATATGAACATTTTTGAAGAAAGAATTGGGAAATCCATCCAGTCTAAACAAGAAACCAATTGTTAAGTGCTTTAAATGGTCTTTTCAAGCAATAAATACAACAATGCATTTCAGTTCACATAGGCCTGAGATAACCTTAGTTACATGGAGGATACTCAGTATGGTTTTAATTCAAAAGTATCCTGGACAATCTGTGAATAGTGCCATGGGatgttttatttcttctccaCCTTCAGCCTGTTCCCTTGTTCCATTCACTGGTATATAGCAACATGGGAGAAGCAAAGAAGCAAATAAGTAGTAAATAGTAACAAGCAAGGGTACTGAATAACAAATGTTTTCCGATGGGTATGCAGTTATATGTGCTTACTTTTTATCTGTGtacaacatccccccccccccaaaaaaaaagcttttGCAAAGCTATGTGGAGCAGTAAGAAGCAGGTGAATGCAAAGTGGAAAGAGTGCTCCAGTTCAGTTATAATGGAAAACCACAGATGAATGCAGTGGGGAACTGCGGCTTGTCTAAAAGCAAAAGTAGATGCCTCTGAAATTCTTTCATCTAAGAAAGAAGAGCAGGGAGGGGAAATGAACGCAAACCTCACTCATATACTGAACTGGGACAAAATGTTtctggcatacaactcccatcagccatgATCACTGACAAGGGATTATGGAGGCTACAGTCCAAAAACATATAGAGAGCCATATAAAAAGGATAAATGAGAAAATGCCACATTACATACAAAAGGCAGGGGGTGGATTTGCAGTTCATCTAAGAAAATGTTAACAGTCAATGTGTGTGTaactgagcccccagtggcacaatgggttaaaactcttgtgctggaaggactgctgatcaaaaagAAAGCACTTCAaatctggggtgagctcccatctgtcagctccagcttctcgtgtggagacatgagagaagcctcccacaggatggcaaaacatccaggcaaacggccaattctctcacaccacaagtgacttgcagtttctcaagtcactcttgacatgaaaaaagtatGTAACAGGATTTGTTTAATGACAAACAATCCTACGTGGGATGTAGAGTTGCCAAGTGAAATAAGGGGCAGAGCTGCTGAATTTTCCCCTTCTACACAATCCTTAACAAGGCTGATGTTGTATTCCTCTCTCCATATGGTAACCCTACTGGGATGTTGCCACTATATCTGTGGCATCAACAGCAATCTCTGCACTCCTTAGTTCTGCTTCCTTCAGCACAGGAAAAATGGTTTTGTTCTCATCAAAAAGcagagtttagaaaagttactcttttggaTGACAGCTCCCATAATCTTCCAGATACACTAGATCTCTTTAAGAAGCACTGAGAGACTGGATAGGTTTAAACAATGACTTTGAGAAGCAAGTCCTTTGGAGGTAAGGAACTGTCTTTTTTCCAGTATCTTGCCCTATTAAGCACCTCAGATTTTCTGCCTACCTGGAACTCTTGATGTCTTTGGTCATTGTAAATCCTTCAACAAGCTTAAGGTCTCAGGACTTCTTGTAAAAATGGTAGTAGAGAGATGTTGCAAATGAAATTCCATAGCAGAGTCTGTTGTGATTGCaactatatatttatttcatgtttGTGTCATAACAGTTGCAGGGTCTAAATACCctaggcaccagatcctatctggtcttggaagctaagcaggcctagctctggttagtacttggagggGAGACTACTAATATACGtggggtgctgtaggctatagttCAGAAGAAAGAACAGGCAAACCAgctaagaaaatcctattaaatcTGTGCGATCACCAAGTCGACAGGTGACTTGATGACACTTATACACATCGTAAGAGGTTATTGCTGATACTTCTTCTCTTGTCAACAAAGGGTGACCTATTAAATTGCTCTACCCTAAATACAAATCAGAACTGATCATAAGAGGAAACTCTCACATTAATTATGTGATCTGAACACATTTTGGGTACATTTCAAAGCCATCTCTAAACCTACACTGTTAAGATGTGACAATAAGTGATGATGCCACTGACATGTTGTAGTGAAAGAACTGGTAAGCAGGAGACAGAGGATGAATTTCTGCCCCCTGAGAGCTGAGAATGTGACTGCCAATCAAAACAGACAATGCTAAGCTAGATTGGCAAATAATGTGACCTAGTGGAGGCAGATGTAAAACCTTCCTATACTCCTGAGCTGAGCTATTGCTAATATGAAAggccttctcctccccctttggtttaaagcagtagttcccaagctttttttgaccagggaccactctccaacattagtaccaaaaggaatatgaatcagtttttggtcaagtttggattcagtttggttatctggggtgttgactcagaaaatagcattggatagaccacatcaactctagtttctgatacgcaACAtacgccatctgctcgcccacagaaaatcatatttaataagccttggcactataagagggtttcaaaagaccagttgctctcgttgcaacagtgtagtaatggtgaggccgtggaccaaaTTTTAGTtgttgcggaccatattttagttcttgaggaccactagtggtccacggactacaggttaggaaccactggtgtacaGCATAAGATAAATGTATTTGAGTACCTATTTTAGATGTCAAGTAACTGAAgatgagagaaaggagaaaaacattgagattttttttttttttttacaatagtgGGCAGCATGCAAAGTGCTGTTCAATCCAGGATATCTGTGATTTCTGATACAGCTGGGCAAAGCAGAAATAGCAATACACGGGGAATGGGAGCAATATGCTatgtaataagaataaaaaaatgaatgcagcCCTATACAGAGCTTGGAATCAATTCATTGAGGGGTTTTAAAAAGTCATTAAGTTGTTGAATAACAATGTTAATATCTTGAATAAAAATTgacttattttaattaattacctTGTAAAAGATTTTTAGGGATTGGCAAGCTTTAGAGATTTTGACAGGTTCttcaaatttaaaagcaattttatatattttttctgatgcCGAAGATGTAAGTAATTACAGGTAGATGTAAGTAATTACAGGTAGATGTAAGTAATTACAAGCAGAGCATCCCttgtccagaattctgaaatactccaaaaatgGGTTGACTGAGGTAGCGGCATTTTTACTTTCTCATGGTTCAATGTGTAccaaattattaaaaacataGTGTATAAAATTTacattcaggctatgtatataagatatctgaaaaataaatgtttagaCCTGGGTGCCATCTAAACGGTATCATGTTACATATGTGTGTACTCAAatgcaaatacagtagagtctcgcttatccaacctttgctcatccaacattcgatattatccaacgcagtctgtctCCTGCCCGGTACATCtacattcgtaaatacagtaattactacataacgttacgaTGTATTGAAAgactttttctgtcgatttgttgtaaaacatggtgttttggtgcttaatttgtaaaatcatgatgtaatttgatgtttaataggcttccttaatccctccttattatccaacatttacacttatccaacgttctgctggcccgtttatgttgataagcgagactctactgtattccaaaatccaaaacagttctggtccacACATTTCtgacaagggatactcaacctgtgcaACCCCACTATTAAAACTGCCAAATCTGTTTCCAATTTAATATATCTTTGTGTTAATAAAAACAGTTCCAAGCTCTGCCCACCCCCAATCCAGAATGTCCTGCAGACTGGATGTAGCCACTCTGTGATGAGAATAAGGTTTGGGACTCCAGCCTCTGATCACATAAAAACATCACAGGAAATAGGCACAGGCTGACAGCAGTGTGTAGTAGGCTAATAAGAAAGTTCACTGGAACCAGCCATTGTATTGCAGGGCTAAACTACCTCACAAAGCTGTTGTAAGGAGACGTAACATAGGACCTCAGTGGAAGAAAATCAGAATAAAATGTAGTTAATATTAATCCTGCAACAGCTATGGAAGAGACAGTGGTGAAGTTGAGAGTTTCTGCCCACTCAAAAGAATGGGCTGATGATTCTGCTCCACTTCCATCCCCCCGCAAACTGCTAATCTCAAAGAATCTAACCAGAAAAATGGAAGTTCCTTTCTCTGACGGCCTTGAGTCCAGGATATTCCTCCCTCCCACTGCCCCCAAATGGCATGAGCTAAAGATTCcgttgaaaagaaagaaaagtgtggCCAGGCCACAACAGGGTCTCCTTAATACTTCTTACTGCCAGGGTTCTTGTTGAATAGGTTGACCTTGTTGGCAGAGGAAGACTCTAGCTTTACTTTATCCATCAAGGTCTTCTTAATAGCAGCAGGGGAAACCTTCTCCTGATCAGCCAAGCACTGCAGCTCCCTGTTAGGAAGGAGAAGATTCATGAGAAGCTCAGAGGACACAGCTAAGAAAGGACTGCTCCTCACCTCCCGATATGCACCTTGTCCTGATGCAGGATGCCTCCACGGCATTGATGAGGAGTGAGCGGAAACCCCCGCTCTCCAGGAAGTGCACGGCATAGATGGTAGCACCCCCCGGGGAACAGACGTTGTCCTTCAGTTGTCCTGGGTGCTGCTCTGATTCCAACAGCATCTTGGCAGCTCCCTGCAACATTATCATAGGAGTAAAATACTCTTTAGAACAGGGCTCTTAATCAGTGCTTCACAGACCCTTTGGGTCCATGAGcttgaactgaaaaaaaaaatagtttctcTGACCTTCAACTGAAATCTAGCATTTCCTTCACTTATGAATGTCTGCAATACAGTACAGTAGTATTTTTCATATCCCATTGCTGTTGCATATCTTGAAAAATTGTGTATGCTCATCCATTCTTCAAAATTATGGTCGTCGTTAAACCCAACAACGCTAGATCACACGTGGTCACAGACCTGCTGTGTACAAACCATTCTGCGACATGCTGTTGTTGAGTGCCATGACACTATCTGCCACTACATCCTGAGAACAGGTCTGTGGTTTTTGTTGGGATTCAACCACACACTACTCAAGTTTCCAGTCCttaatgaggaacagtttagttagcttagGGATTCCCTTCCCcgtctcctgaatgacagttggaatgtatctaCTTCTTTTCTCCTCTGTATCTACTCTCATTCTGACTGGTTAtgtagaatggatacttttctactgcaagcctttctGACTTTTACatcttaggcccgtcgcaaactaggttcctgctggagaaaaccttgctagcaagtccctgacgtcatgagcctgcgcctctctccccgcccctttctccgcccctttctctttgcgagcgtggtttttcctttgctagggcagcattgcccgcattttctctcagttgaattcagccaactgagagaaaatgcgggcaatgctgccctagcaaaggaaaaaccacgctcgcatggagaaaggggcagagaaaggggcggggagagaggcggagtctcgtgacgtcagggacatgctagcaaggttttctctcgcaggaacagagtttgcgacgggtcttagtgTGCTATGTATTGTTGTACGCCAGCGATTGTGTCTAAttatcaggttgctttggatgatgggaatgacaatgttgttcatgttcaagttgattcctctgatTGCAATGGGTgttcatgaagatgttcctgaagggaatggggatgatggtctgtttcctgggCCTGGTTGTAGAGATGTGGGGCTGGAATACAGTTCACATGATGGGTCAGTGAGGCCTGTTttgctgcaagaggattctcaaggtcttgagcctgggaaagGCTCTGCGCCACAGTCCCCTGGTCCGTTATCTCCaggtgcagattttaatgaagTCTTGAACAGAAGAAATGTTATtagccagcaaagacaaacaaaccaGCAATTACGGCACTCAGCCAGATTATAGCAGAAGTTAGAAGTGAAACCAAAGTTAAGGAAAAATCCATTCTTAGCTGTTTGGGAAATAGGGCAGGGatataagtgccaagtacagaatctagcTTCAGATGAACCACGTTGGATTCACGCTAAATTCTTCATGCCAAATTCCTGGACCCTTGTCTTTGTTTGATtcttgttttaagtgcctttgctgttatttgcctttgaaatcaagcatctagtttcatggacttctttggactatttctctttggactaattgttccttttttcttcctaatcaattggatttacctttttaCTGTGGATTGATTTTTcttgctttggcttttattaccttcaataaactgcttgctattttaactcaaccatgtggttttaaagtcagaggggatcctgctctggagtgcaacatgtATAATAAGATCTCTATGCATGTGTATCAGAGAGACTGAGTGCTTGGTGCATTTTCCCTCTCTctaaaccttagaagagatgggtgttagagtagctcaaaCCCAGTTATTTACTATTAAGAAATgtagttattatttttttattaatgtaAATAAACGTCTTGTGATTTTTAAGAtcggactctgcatctttgcctgcctaagctcttaattctttacagccacatcacatggcattTCAAATGTTTTGAAACAAATTAAATGACACACACTGACCAGCAATGCCTGAGCTCCCAACCGTACAGCCAGTCTGCGAGGAAGGCCCATCTTCACCCCTCCATCTGCCAAGGCATCCAGGGCTGTGAATGCCTAGAAGTCCAAAAGATCACAGGAAAATAAAGCCAGAGGGGGAAAGAATAATGCTTGACACATACTGCAAAGAACAATTTTTCCCAGTTGCCCACTCTTCTCTCCAACCAATTCAGGATGGGCACTCAAAGGAAAGAAAGGTTTCCCCATCCCCAAGGGTCAACTGTGCACACAAGCTGTTCCACACTGAGCAGAAGAGCAAATCAACCACACCTTGGAGATCAGTTCCATCTAAATCTACTGAAGTCCATTAAATTAACATCTATCCAGCAGGCACTCACAGCTTCCCAATGGCCAACTCTAATGCAATAAGTgaagatggaatatgtgcaatcatgTCTCGAACAACTCCTTAACAATGATTTTCTGATTGTGTCAGTTTTTTTAACaactggttttaatgtttatatgctttttaattttatatttttaatgtatatgtttattttattataggtTTGTTTTatgtggcattaaattgttgtccattgtaaggctgctctgagtcccctttggggtgagaagggcaggttaaaaacacagtaaataataattaaaataataattacaaaattgaTGCATGTCACTATTAAGCTTTTGCAGAATTCCTGCTGTCCCATCTGACTTGTGTAAAAACTCTGCAGGCTGAACCTCCCTTATTGGGAAACCTGAAAACCTTCAAAACCTAAAACTTTTTGCCACGAGTTACTTCTATCTCCCAGGCAGTGGCTCCTGCTTGTGCATCTCTTCGATCCTTAGTCCCTCTCCAGCCTGGCACCTTGTTTGTTTGCTACTTATGTTACATGTGACAGGAGATTCTGGAAGGAGACTTTAGATCTACAATTTAGCAGGAACACTGCAGTTTCCTTCTCAAAGACAGAAGCAGGTGGTGAAAAGAGAGACTGACAATAACTGTATATGTAAATAggggtatttcaaaatctgaaaaagtcCAAAATCCAGAACATTTCTGGTCTTAAGCATTGTGGATAAGGGAAGCCAGACCTGTATATACTTCTAACCCCTTTTCTATATTTGATGTATGTTACTTTTGACAATGCAAGCAATAAAAGAATAAAGAAACTCCTTATTGGCACATACATAAGCAGGCCCACTTCCACTGAGTCCAGTAACAGCATCTATCAAGTCTTCCTCCACCTCAGTGCAGAAGCCCACACTCGCCATCAGTTGTTCCAGGAGCTTTCCATCTTCCACCTCAGCATGTGTCCCTGTGGCATAGACTGTGGCCCCTTCACGGACGATCACTGGTGTATTGGTCATGCACCTGATCACTTTTGGGGTGGGGCAGAAGGCAGAGAGTTTCTTGAGAAGTGAGAGAGGAGAAACAAAGGAACACATTTATCTTGCAGGTTACATCTAACATCAACTCTTATGTAGCAAGTAGCACTAACACAAATCCAATCCTGTTTTCCCTCCAATTCTTTTTTCAGCAATCTAATTTTAGTATATGAAAATGGCTCATAGTTGTTGCTACCAATAGACAACTGAAATCCAGAAATCCTCACTGATTTACTGGGGGAAAAACCCTGTGAGGTGTGACTAGTTCCCAAGTGATCTTCTGACCATCCCCGTTCCATCACTTCAATTTAATGTCTGTAGATAATTGGGAAGGAGCATTCCCCATTCCTATTATATATATACTTTCTGGTGAAGTAGAGGAGAACTTGTGATCCTCCTGGATCACAAGCCTTGCTGCTGAACTTATTGAGAGCCACAGACCAAGAACAGTCCAGAGGGCAACTACTATTCTCTGCTTGGAGGCATGATTGGTGACAACGCTTGATGTAGATGCCACATAAAAACCTTCTTAAAGCCTTTAAAATGATTATTCACATGGATTTAAACTGTTTATGCCTGTTTTAACTTGTTAAGATCAATAACACATTTTAGTCGACTTCTATTAAACATGCTTATATTGATTTTACTTGTATGCCACCCTGAAATCTTGTGATATAGggcttattttaataaataaatacctcacaATGAGGTTTGAAACCAGAAAGACAAAGGCTGAAAATAAGCAAGATTGCATATAGATTCATGAATTTAGGAAAGTGTCCACAGGGTGGCACTGGTCAGTGCTTGAGCAACTTCCAACAGTAGTGGAAGATACTGTAAGTCAACAGCTACAAACACTAATAGTTAAGGCTCCAACAAGATTAGTGTTTTTACTTATTCTTACATTACTTGAAAAACCACTACCCAGAGTACCAATTAAAACACAGGGTGGGCATACGAAGTACAGTTGGTTCTCCACGTTCATGGGTTCTGCATgcatagattcaaccatccacttgaaaataattttgaaattccaaaaagcaacacttaattttaccattttatgtaagggatctCACTTtcctatgtcattgtatataatgggacttgaacatctatGAATTTTGATATCTATGGGAATTCCTGGAAACAAACCCCAATGGATGCCAAGGACTAAGTATATGGGCAAGCCAGTCAGGACCAAGCATTGAGCAACAGACCTCCTTGGCTATAAGTCTCTCATTGCTCATAATT
This genomic interval from Anolis sagrei isolate rAnoSag1 chromosome 2, rAnoSag1.mat, whole genome shotgun sequence contains the following:
- the PYCR1 gene encoding pyrroline-5-carboxylate reductase 1, mitochondrial, with the translated sequence MSVGFIGAGQLAFSLARGFTAAGILAAHKITASAPDTDLPTVSGLRKIGVNFTLSNKETVKNSDVLFLAVKPPIIPFILDEIGSDIEDRHIVVSCAAGVTISSIEKKLSAFCPTPKVIRCMTNTPVIVREGATVYATGTHAEVEDGKLLEQLMASVGFCTEVEEDLIDAVTGLSGSGPAYAFTALDALADGGVKMGLPRRLAVRLGAQALLGAAKMLLESEQHPGQLKDNVCSPGGATIYAVHFLESGGFRSLLINAVEASCIRTRELQCLADQEKVSPAAIKKTLMDKVKLESSSANKVNLFNKNPGSKKY